A window of the Candidatus Methylacidithermus pantelleriae genome harbors these coding sequences:
- a CDS encoding NfeD family protein → MKACFTRVLVSGARTWVTHAMGLALLFWANVSEAGSPVFVLPIHGEIEPAMVYWVRRGVRQAIQAKARALVLDLDTPGGRADAMEAILSALKGFPHPDATYSFIRSQALSAGAFLAAATRHIYMAPGSVIGAATPVLVAPGTWAPQALPESYEKKITSAFEALIRATAEANGHDPRVFAAMVDRELGLVIDGVEVLPKGKLLTLTNREAERKVGNPPRSLLSEGTVATLEGLVEQIAGPGTPVVWVRPTGFERLARGISLAGPLLLTLGLLLGYLELKLPGAWIFGLGSLLCFLLFFFGHYLAGLSGWEPLALFLLGLLFLLLELWMVPGLILPSVVGILLAGFALLLAAAGDWPGRTRSETIRSWTLALGELLGSIAVSLIFLWVFSRWLPHRVWSQDLDQGTVSGSGSSTDAHPTVEVGETGVAWTVLRPSGQARFENRLVDVVTDGVFIAKGTPVRVARREGSKVVVEPLVPESGGAPEMQGE, encoded by the coding sequence GTGAAGGCGTGTTTCACCCGGGTTCTGGTGTCAGGTGCTCGCACCTGGGTGACGCATGCGATGGGTCTGGCCCTTCTTTTTTGGGCAAACGTTTCAGAGGCCGGGAGTCCGGTTTTTGTTCTCCCGATCCACGGGGAAATCGAGCCCGCGATGGTCTATTGGGTCAGGCGAGGGGTTCGGCAAGCGATCCAAGCCAAGGCAAGGGCACTGGTCCTTGATCTAGACACCCCCGGGGGGCGTGCCGATGCTATGGAAGCCATTTTGTCTGCGCTAAAAGGCTTTCCTCATCCGGACGCCACCTATTCCTTCATCCGTTCTCAGGCGCTTTCGGCCGGTGCGTTTCTCGCGGCGGCAACCCGGCACATCTACATGGCACCGGGTTCGGTTATCGGAGCCGCTACGCCTGTTCTGGTGGCACCCGGGACGTGGGCCCCGCAAGCCTTGCCGGAAAGCTACGAGAAGAAGATTACTTCGGCCTTCGAGGCACTGATTCGTGCGACCGCGGAAGCCAACGGTCATGATCCCCGGGTGTTTGCGGCGATGGTCGATCGAGAGCTTGGGCTTGTGATCGACGGGGTGGAAGTTCTCCCCAAAGGCAAGTTGCTCACCCTTACCAATAGGGAAGCGGAACGGAAGGTGGGGAACCCGCCTCGTTCGCTTCTCTCCGAAGGGACGGTAGCGACTTTGGAGGGATTGGTGGAACAGATTGCAGGCCCAGGCACTCCCGTTGTCTGGGTCCGGCCGACGGGTTTTGAGCGCCTGGCCCGTGGGATTAGCCTAGCTGGACCCCTCCTATTGACCCTGGGGCTTCTTTTAGGCTATCTGGAACTGAAACTTCCCGGAGCTTGGATCTTTGGTCTGGGAAGCCTGCTTTGTTTCCTGCTTTTCTTTTTCGGGCACTACCTGGCGGGGTTGAGCGGCTGGGAGCCGTTGGCGCTTTTCCTTTTGGGCCTTCTTTTTCTCCTTCTGGAGCTATGGATGGTTCCGGGACTGATTCTTCCCTCAGTTGTGGGAATCCTTCTGGCCGGATTTGCCCTGCTCCTCGCCGCCGCTGGGGATTGGCCTGGTCGGACCCGGTCCGAAACGATCCGCTCCTGGACCCTGGCCCTCGGGGAACTTCTGGGTTCGATTGCGGTTTCCTTGATTTTTCTGTGGGTTTTCAGTCGCTGGCTTCCCCACCGGGTTTGGAGCCAGGATCTTGACCAAGGAACGGTGTCGGGAAGCGGCTCATCCACAGACGCACACCCCACTGTGGAAGTGGGTGAGACCGGAGTGGCCTGGACGGTGCTTCGGCCGAGCGGCCAAGCACGCTTTGAAAACCGGCTGGTGGACGTGGTCACCGACGGGGTGTTTATTGCCAAAGGGACGCCCGTCCGCGTGGCACGCAGGGAAGGGAGCAAGGTGGTTGTGGAGCCGCTAGTGCCCGAAAGCGGCGGGGCCCCGGAGATGCAAGGAGAATAA
- a CDS encoding NfeD family protein, translated as MGASWVICLFLSGLFLLIAETFVPGVILGVLGGLCIAGSLVCGFYFLGPGWGMGIAVAELGLLVGVFLAWIKFFPRTPLAKRMVLSSSAPASVVPSDWNRLVGQVGHLESPCRPVGVARIGGRRYTVASEEGFLPRGTQVRVKRVEGTQMIVESLRDPAG; from the coding sequence GTGGGAGCGTCGTGGGTCATTTGTCTTTTTCTTTCGGGGCTTTTTCTTTTGATTGCGGAGACCTTTGTTCCGGGTGTGATCCTGGGGGTATTGGGGGGTCTTTGCATAGCCGGTTCCCTTGTTTGCGGTTTCTATTTCCTGGGCCCGGGGTGGGGGATGGGAATTGCCGTGGCCGAGCTTGGGCTTTTGGTAGGGGTATTCCTTGCTTGGATCAAGTTTTTCCCTCGGACGCCTTTAGCCAAACGCATGGTCCTCTCTTCCTCCGCGCCTGCCTCTGTGGTCCCTTCTGACTGGAATCGGCTGGTAGGGCAAGTAGGACACTTAGAAAGTCCCTGCCGCCCGGTCGGGGTAGCTCGGATCGGCGGACGGCGGTACACAGTCGCAAGCGAGGAAGGGTTTTTGCCCAGAGGGACCCAGGTTCGTGTGAAACGCGTCGAAGGAACGCAGATGATTGTGGAAAGTCTTCGGGATCCTGCAGGATAG
- the floA gene encoding flotillin-like protein FloA (flotillin-like protein involved in membrane lipid rafts): protein MGLIFLSLLVLVALAVLAIVASFLGLWVKSIISGAPVSLLNLVAMRLRGIPPSLIVNSRITAVRSGLDVSTAQLESHYLAGGNVEQVVRALIAADKAGISLTFNRACAIDLATLGTGKNVFEAVRTSVNPKVIDCPNPASGQQSITGVAKDGIAVKARARVTVRTNLDRFVGGATEETIIARVGEGIVTTIGSAQSYKEVLEFPDRISKTVLDKGLDSGTAFEILSIDIAEVEIGDNVGAKLQAEQAEADKRVAQARAEVRRAAAVALEQEMKAKVQEMRAKVVEAEALIPQAIAEAFRQGHLGVMDYYRLRNIQADTEMRRSLAREEGESGPA, encoded by the coding sequence ATGGGGCTTATCTTTCTTTCGCTTTTGGTTCTCGTCGCCCTGGCTGTGCTAGCCATTGTCGCTAGCTTCCTTGGCCTTTGGGTCAAATCGATCATTTCTGGGGCGCCGGTCAGCCTCTTGAATTTGGTCGCCATGCGGCTTCGAGGGATCCCGCCTTCCCTCATTGTCAACAGTCGCATCACAGCTGTGCGTTCCGGTCTTGACGTGAGCACGGCTCAGCTCGAATCCCATTACCTAGCCGGAGGAAATGTGGAACAGGTGGTTCGAGCCTTGATTGCTGCGGACAAGGCAGGCATTTCCCTTACGTTTAACCGGGCTTGCGCGATCGACCTAGCAACTCTGGGCACAGGGAAAAACGTCTTCGAGGCGGTCCGCACCAGTGTTAACCCCAAGGTGATCGATTGCCCCAATCCGGCAAGCGGGCAGCAAAGTATTACGGGGGTGGCCAAAGATGGGATTGCCGTGAAGGCACGAGCGCGGGTTACCGTACGGACCAACTTGGATCGGTTTGTCGGAGGGGCCACAGAAGAGACGATTATCGCACGGGTAGGGGAGGGAATTGTAACGACCATTGGGAGTGCTCAGAGTTACAAGGAGGTCCTGGAGTTCCCCGATCGGATTTCCAAAACCGTCCTCGACAAGGGGTTGGATTCGGGGACGGCCTTTGAAATCCTTTCCATCGACATTGCCGAAGTGGAAATTGGAGACAACGTGGGGGCGAAGCTTCAAGCAGAACAGGCGGAAGCGGATAAGCGTGTCGCGCAGGCGCGCGCAGAGGTGCGGAGGGCAGCCGCCGTTGCTTTAGAGCAGGAGATGAAGGCCAAGGTACAAGAAATGCGAGCGAAGGTTGTGGAAGCGGAAGCTTTGATTCCCCAAGCCATTGCGGAAGCTTTCCGACAGGGGCACCTGGGAGTCATGGATTACTACCGGCTTCGGAATATTCAAGCCGACACGGAAATGCGCCGGAGTCTTGCCCGGGAAGAGGGGGAGTCGGGACCGGCGTGA
- a CDS encoding L,D-transpeptidase family protein — protein sequence MRLFLFSLGSLIWACVCGCVILGFLSGCSHLPMGQEPVARASPAYWWDADPGQPVNLIVIRLSDQKVLAYQNGRLVGEGPVCTGKPGYETRPGRYRVLEKDRYHRSTLYGCFVDRAGHVVEYGVPAGSHPPPGLHYEPADMFYYMRIYDAVGMHAGWLVGYPASHGCIRLLEGFAQRLFDATPVGTPVLVVGSTPAEARGSLARQSRRVQSSQ from the coding sequence ATGCGACTTTTCCTCTTTTCCTTGGGTTCCCTCATCTGGGCATGCGTCTGTGGGTGCGTCATTTTGGGTTTCCTTTCGGGATGCTCGCATCTCCCCATGGGTCAAGAACCTGTAGCCCGAGCGTCCCCCGCGTATTGGTGGGATGCTGACCCAGGGCAACCGGTGAATCTTATTGTCATTCGTCTTTCTGACCAAAAGGTGCTCGCCTACCAGAATGGAAGACTTGTGGGGGAAGGCCCGGTATGTACAGGAAAACCCGGATATGAAACCCGTCCGGGCCGGTACCGCGTGCTAGAAAAGGATCGGTACCATCGCTCGACCCTGTACGGATGTTTCGTCGATCGAGCGGGTCATGTGGTCGAATATGGCGTTCCGGCCGGATCCCACCCCCCTCCGGGGTTACACTACGAGCCTGCCGACATGTTTTACTACATGCGGATCTATGACGCTGTGGGAATGCATGCAGGATGGCTCGTGGGCTACCCGGCCTCGCATGGGTGCATCCGATTGCTGGAAGGATTTGCCCAGCGTTTGTTCGATGCGACCCCGGTCGGGACCCCGGTGCTTGTGGTCGGCTCAACGCCGGCAGAAGCTCGTGGTTCGCTCGCTAGGCAAAGCCGTCGGGTGCAATCCTCACAATAG
- the gatB gene encoding Asp-tRNA(Asn)/Glu-tRNA(Gln) amidotransferase subunit GatB, whose amino-acid sequence MEYEAVIGLEVHVQLTTRTKMFCGCLNEYGAPPNTNVCPVCLGLPGALPVPNEEAIIRTILAGKMLGSHIATRCRFDRKNYFYPDMPKNYQISQYQEPLCRGGGLRLYPLAFPKDVQKEPQARAGKWVRLVRIHLEEDVAKSFHWEDKSAIDFNRAGTPLLEIVTEPDLNTPEEAFAFLTALRQVLRYGGVSDAEMEKGQLRCDVNVSVRPKGSSILGTKCEIKNLNSSSAVRKALRYEIAEQIRILESGGTLSQRTLRWDEAQGRTIPMRRKEQAHDYRYFPDPDLLVIRTDTGLLSEASRRMPELPEKKKERLVQTYGLPEYHAWVLASDPGVTSYYEAAAQKAKNKLTVANFFINDYFALADSFESFPVPPDYFSELANLLEEGRIHSRQAKEVLVEMIQTGRSPATIVSEKGVSQITDPATLERLCRQALEANPKSVADYRAGKTNAIHALKGYVMKISQGQANPRLVGELLERLLREER is encoded by the coding sequence ATGGAGTATGAGGCAGTGATCGGGCTAGAGGTTCATGTCCAGCTCACCACCCGAACCAAAATGTTTTGCGGTTGCTTGAATGAATACGGGGCTCCTCCCAATACAAACGTTTGTCCGGTGTGCCTTGGATTGCCCGGCGCCCTTCCTGTTCCCAACGAAGAAGCTATCATCCGGACCATTCTTGCTGGGAAAATGCTGGGGAGCCACATTGCAACCCGGTGTCGCTTCGATCGAAAGAACTATTTTTATCCCGACATGCCCAAAAACTATCAAATTTCCCAGTACCAAGAACCCCTATGCCGGGGGGGTGGATTGCGCCTCTACCCGCTGGCTTTTCCCAAGGATGTGCAAAAAGAGCCGCAGGCTCGGGCCGGAAAGTGGGTCCGGCTTGTGCGGATTCATCTGGAGGAGGATGTGGCCAAGAGTTTTCACTGGGAAGACAAAAGCGCCATCGACTTTAACCGCGCCGGGACACCACTTTTAGAAATCGTAACGGAGCCAGACCTCAACACACCGGAAGAGGCGTTCGCCTTTCTGACAGCTCTGCGCCAGGTTCTCCGGTACGGCGGAGTCAGCGATGCCGAAATGGAAAAGGGACAGCTACGGTGCGACGTCAATGTGAGCGTCCGGCCCAAGGGCAGCTCAATTTTGGGAACCAAATGCGAAATTAAAAACCTCAATAGTTCCAGTGCGGTGCGCAAAGCTCTTCGCTATGAAATTGCCGAACAGATTCGCATCCTAGAATCAGGAGGTACCCTATCCCAGCGAACCTTGCGGTGGGACGAAGCTCAGGGGCGTACTATTCCCATGCGTCGCAAGGAACAGGCCCATGACTATCGTTACTTCCCTGACCCTGATCTATTGGTCATACGGACAGACACCGGTCTTTTGTCCGAGGCCTCTCGCCGGATGCCGGAGCTACCGGAAAAGAAAAAGGAGCGGCTGGTTCAAACGTATGGACTCCCCGAATACCATGCTTGGGTCCTCGCATCAGATCCTGGCGTGACCAGCTACTACGAAGCGGCCGCCCAAAAGGCGAAAAACAAGCTGACCGTGGCCAATTTTTTCATCAATGATTATTTCGCGCTAGCCGATTCGTTCGAATCTTTTCCCGTTCCCCCCGATTACTTCTCCGAGCTCGCTAACCTCTTGGAAGAAGGCCGCATCCATAGCCGGCAAGCCAAAGAAGTCTTGGTAGAAATGATCCAAACGGGTCGTTCGCCTGCCACCATCGTATCGGAAAAAGGAGTGTCCCAAATTACCGATCCAGCAACCTTGGAACGGCTTTGTCGCCAGGCCCTGGAGGCCAATCCGAAAAGCGTGGCCGACTACCGAGCCGGGAAAACCAATGCCATTCACGCCCTCAAAGGTTACGTGATGAAAATCTCCCAAGGTCAAGCCAATCCACGCTTAGTAGGTGAACTGCTCGAAAGGCTTCTGCGGGAAGAGCGCTAG
- the gatA gene encoding Asp-tRNA(Asn)/Glu-tRNA(Gln) amidotransferase subunit GatA — protein MNLVFDSVAVLRKKLSAGEVHPKELVELLLRRIEEVDPQLGAYVYLDRERALQDAEKADVTKPLGGIPIAIKDVLNVKGEPCRCASRILTGYVAPYDATAVAKLREAGALLVGRTNMDEFAMGSSTENSAFGVTRNPWKPDRIPGGSSGGSAAAVAAHEAFASLGSDTGGSIRQPAAMCGCVGLKPTYGRVSRYGLTAFASSLDQVGPITKTVEDAALLLQVIAGEDPCDNTSAPIPVPDYLASLRQGIAGLRIGVPREYFVPGMQPEVEQRVREALGVLENLGATLEEISLPHTEYAIATYYIVATAEASANLARYDGVRYGHRSENASDVYDLYCLTRAEGFGAEVKRRIILGTYVLSSGYYDAYYLRAQKVRRLIRSDFLEAFQQCQLLATPTSPTVAFRLGERLNDPLQMYLADIFTIAVNLAGVCAISLPCGFDSEGLPIGLQLIAGPWHEATLLRAAYAYEQATDWHKRRPPL, from the coding sequence GTGAACCTGGTCTTTGATTCGGTAGCGGTATTACGAAAAAAACTTTCCGCGGGCGAGGTCCACCCAAAGGAACTGGTCGAGCTTTTGCTACGCCGGATCGAAGAGGTAGATCCCCAGCTGGGAGCCTACGTGTATTTGGATCGGGAACGCGCCTTGCAGGACGCCGAAAAGGCGGACGTAACCAAGCCGCTGGGCGGAATTCCCATCGCCATCAAAGATGTGCTGAACGTAAAAGGGGAACCCTGCCGGTGCGCCTCACGGATTCTTACGGGGTATGTCGCACCCTATGACGCCACGGCAGTTGCCAAACTCCGAGAGGCTGGGGCTCTGCTTGTCGGTCGTACCAATATGGATGAGTTTGCCATGGGATCCTCCACAGAAAACTCGGCCTTCGGTGTTACACGGAACCCATGGAAACCTGATCGCATTCCCGGAGGATCCAGCGGTGGTTCAGCGGCAGCCGTGGCAGCTCACGAAGCGTTCGCTTCCCTGGGCTCGGACACAGGGGGGTCCATCCGGCAACCCGCAGCGATGTGTGGTTGCGTGGGTCTTAAGCCCACCTACGGGCGAGTGTCACGTTACGGGCTCACGGCCTTTGCTTCCAGTCTCGATCAAGTGGGTCCGATCACTAAGACGGTGGAAGACGCAGCACTTCTCTTACAAGTTATTGCGGGTGAAGACCCTTGCGATAATACAAGCGCGCCGATTCCTGTGCCCGATTACCTGGCCTCGCTTCGGCAAGGTATCGCCGGACTTCGAATCGGGGTACCCCGGGAATATTTTGTTCCCGGGATGCAACCCGAAGTCGAGCAGAGGGTGAGAGAAGCCCTCGGCGTTTTGGAAAACCTAGGCGCGACATTGGAAGAAATCTCTCTGCCGCATACCGAATACGCCATTGCCACCTATTATATCGTTGCAACAGCCGAGGCCTCGGCCAATCTGGCCCGCTACGACGGGGTACGTTATGGCCATCGATCCGAAAACGCTTCGGACGTCTACGACCTTTATTGCCTCACGCGAGCCGAAGGGTTTGGAGCAGAAGTCAAGCGAAGGATTATTCTGGGAACCTATGTCCTTTCTTCGGGTTACTACGATGCTTATTACCTAAGGGCCCAAAAGGTTCGCCGGCTTATCCGATCGGATTTTCTGGAGGCCTTTCAACAGTGCCAGCTTCTGGCGACCCCTACCTCCCCCACGGTTGCTTTCCGGCTAGGCGAACGGCTTAACGATCCTTTACAGATGTACCTGGCGGATATTTTTACCATCGCGGTGAACCTTGCCGGAGTTTGCGCGATTTCCCTTCCTTGCGGGTTTGATTCCGAAGGCTTGCCCATTGGGCTCCAGCTCATTGCGGGCCCATGGCACGAGGCAACGCTTCTGCGTGCCGCCTACGCCTACGAGCAGGCGACCGATTGGCACAAGCGCCGGCCACCCTTATGA
- the gatC gene encoding Asp-tRNA(Asn)/Glu-tRNA(Gln) amidotransferase subunit GatC, with amino-acid sequence MAAVEIDVAYVAELARLRLTPEETQAFQRQLGDVLAYVAKLRELDVSGVSLEGEEESCENRLRADIPRPGLGQDVALANSPQRIKDFFIVPKIVE; translated from the coding sequence ATGGCTGCGGTGGAAATTGATGTGGCTTATGTCGCGGAGCTGGCTCGCCTTCGCTTGACCCCCGAAGAGACCCAGGCGTTTCAACGGCAGCTTGGCGACGTATTGGCGTACGTGGCGAAACTCAGGGAGTTAGACGTCTCTGGGGTCTCCCTCGAGGGGGAAGAGGAGAGTTGTGAGAACCGACTTCGCGCCGATATCCCGCGACCCGGACTTGGCCAGGATGTGGCTCTTGCCAATTCTCCCCAGAGAATAAAGGACTTCTTTATTGTGCCCAAGATCGTCGAGTGA